DNA sequence from the Nitrospirota bacterium genome:
GCGCTGCTCTGGTCCCTCTCGATCGCTCCTGTATCGAACGCCCTGCTGCAGGGGCTCGAAAGCGGCTTCTCCCTCCCGAAGGACCCCCACGGAGACGTGATCATTCTCCTGGGAGGCGGTGTCTATGGGAGCGCCCCCGATCTTACCGGCACCGGCATGCCCTCCGAAGAGATGCTCGGGCGCATCGTCACTGCTGCACGGCTCCAGAGAGGACTCGATATCCCCTTGATCGTTTCGGGCGGCGCGGTGTATGAGGGCGATAAGGCCGAGGCGCCTATTGTACGCCGCGTGCTCGTCGATCTCGGGATCCCCGGCCGGAAGATCATCCTGGAGGAGAAGAGCAGAGACACCATCGAGAACGCAACGTATACCGCGGAGCTCTGCAAGCGCTACGGCTTCAACGGGCCTCTCCTCGTAACCTCAGCTTCTCACATGAGGCGTGCGGTCATGAGCTTTCGCAAAATCGGGCTGCAGGTTACGCCGGTCCCTTCCAATTTCAAGACAGGGAGCGGTGCAGCGTACGGGTGGGAGGACTATCTCCCCCGGAGTCTCGAAGGCTCGGCGATTGCATTTAAGGAATACTTGGGATTATTATTTTATACGTTTGCCTATTGAGGAGGTCCCGTTATGATTCTGGGCGTTAATATCGACCATGTGGCGACAGTGCGCGAGGCGCGGAAGACCTTCGAGCCCGACCCGGTGATGGCGGCCACCCTCGCGATCCTCGGGGGAGCCGACGGCATAACGCTCCATCTCAGGGAGGACCGGAGGCACGCAAAGGACCGGGACCTCCGGCTGCTCAGGGAGGTCGTGCCCTGCGAGCTGAACCTCGAGATGGCGGCCACGGATGCAATGGTCCGCATCGCCCGTGAGGTCAAGCCCGACCTCGTCACCATCGTCCCGGAAAAACGCCAGGAATTGACGACCGAGGGCGGCCTCGACATGGCCGGCCAGAAGGCCCCGCTCAAGGAAGCGATAAAGAAGATCCATAAGGCGGGCATCCCGGTGAGCCTCTTCATCAATCCCCATATCATCGATGTGGATATCGCCCGCGAGATCGGCGCCGATATGGTCGAGATCCATACCGGCCTCTATGCCAATGCCAGGGGAAAGAGGCAGGGGCAGGAGCTGCACCGGATCGTCGAGGCCGCGGCGATGGCGCATAGGCAGGAGCTGCTGGTCAATGCAGGCCACGGGCTCAACTACTTCAATGTCGGCGGCATCGCCAGGATAGGGGGGATGCGGGGCCTGTATATCGGACACAGCATCATAGCGCGCGCCGTGCTCGTCGGCATCGAGCGCGCGGTGCGAGAGATGAAGGAGCTGATCGAGAAGGCTCCCGAGCAATCCTGCTGAGAGCGGTGTGGTGGTCTTCGGCATAGGAGTCGACATCGTCGAGATAGACCGCATTCGGAAGGCGGTGGAGCGATGGGATGAGCGGTTCCTGCAGAGGCTGTTTACCGGGAAAGAGATCGCCCACTGCCTCGAGAAAAGAGATCCGGCCCCTTCCCTGGCTGCACGGTTCGCCGCAAAAGAGGCCCTGGTCAAGGCCCTGGGCAGGCATATCCCCTTTACCGATATCGAGATACTGAACGAGCCCTCCGGCAAGCCGGTCATCAGCTTCCGGGCGGTCCTTCCTGACGTTGGCGTGGATCATCGTTCCCTCACCGCCCATCTCACCATGTCGCACGAGCGGCAGCATGCCGTGGCGACCGTTCTACTTGAAAGAAAAATAACCGGGAAGGTATAATGGTTGTTTGATTTTTCCGTGTATTACTGCTGGTAAGGCTAAGAGTTACCTTTGTTGCAGGAGGATGTCGTGAATGCTATTGTCTGCATAAAACAGGTCCCCGATACCGCCGAGGTGAGGATCAATCCCGAGACCAATACATTGATCCGGGAGGGGGTGCCGAGCATCATTAATCCTTACGACCTCCATGCCCTGGAGGCGGCTCTCCAGCTGAGAGAGAAGCTCGGGGGCAAGGTGACGGTCATTACCATGGGCCCTCCCCAGGCCGAGGAGGCGCTGAGGGAGGCCGTCGCCATGGGCGCTGATGAGGTCAGACTCATCTCCGACCGCGCCTTTGCCGGGGCTGATACCTGGGCAACCGCGTACGCCCTTTATAAAGCGGTCGAGACGATCGGTTTCGATATAATCCTCTGCGGCAAGCAGGCGATCGACGGCGATACCGCACAGGTCGGGCCCGAGATGGCCGAGTTTCTCAACATCCCGCATATCTCCTATGTCCGGAAGATCGATGACGCCACCCCTGCCTCGATCAGAGTCCAGAGAATGATGGACGACGGCTATGACGTGGTCGAATCGCCGCTGCCGGTGCTGCTGACGGTGGTGAAAGAGCTCAATACCCCGCGGCTGCCCTCGCTGAAAGGAAAGATGGCGGCCAAGAAGGCGGTCATCACCAGGATGGATCTTGCCGCCATAGGCGCCGAGGAGGCCAATGTAGGACTGAAAGGCTCCCCGACCCAGGTGAAGAACATCTTCGCACCGCAGGCCAAGGCCGACCGGAAGGTGCTCCAGGGGAACATCGAGGAACAGGTGGCGGCGCTGGTGAACGAGCTGAGGGGGTTGAAATGCGTATAGAGGTCAAGAGAGACCAGTGTTCGGGATGCGAGCAGTGCCTCGAGTCCTGCCCGTACACCGCCATCGAGATGAAAGAGGGCAAAGCCCTTATCAATGAATACTGCCAGTTCTGCAGGACCTGCCTGAACGTCTGCCCTGAAGGCGCGATCGTCGAGATCGCCGAAGAGGGCGATGTGAAAGAGGTAGACCTCTCTGCCTACAAAGGCGTCTGGGTCTTTGCGGAGCAGCGCGAGGGCAAAGCTGTCCCTGTAGCCCTTGAGCTTATCGGGGCAGGGCGGAGGCTCGCCGATGAGCTGAAGACCGATCTCACCGCCGTGCTCTTCGGAGCATCGGATGCAGAGGGGCGGGAGCTTATCAAGTGGGGAGCCGATACGGTGTATCATTGCAGCGATGCGCTCTTCGATGCCTTCAACGATGAGCCGTACGCGCAGCTCCTGACCTCGCTGATCAACCGGCATAAGCCCGCCATCGTCCTCGCCGGCGCCACGCCTATCGGCAGGTCGTTCATCCCCCGCGTTGCAGCGCGGCTCAAGACCGGGCTGACCGCCGACTGCACCGCCCTCGAGATCGACAAGGAGACGGGCAATCTCCTCCAGGTACGGCCCGCCTTCGGCGGCAACATCATGGCCACGATCCTCTGTCCGAATTACCGCCCGCAGATCGCGACAGTGCGGCCCCGGGTGATGAAGCGCGCCGCGTATGATGCCGCCAGGAGCGGCGAGATCATTCCGGTTAAAGCGGAAAACGTCACCTGCACGACGAAGGTGCTCGAGACCATTAAAGAGGCATCTGAATGCCTGGTGAATCTCCAGGATGCGGAGGTGATCGTCGCCGGCGGACGGGGTGTGGGCGATGCAAAGGGGTTCAAACTGCTCGAGGAGCTTGCGGAGCTTCTCGGCGGCGCTGTCGGCGCATCGAGAGCAGCGGTCGACGAGGGCTGGATACCGTATCGCCACCAGGTAGGGCAGACGGGCAAGACGGTCTGTCCCAAGGTCTATATCGCCTGCGGTATCTCCGGCGCTGTCCAGCACCTGGTCGGCATGCAGTCGTCGGATGTCATCATCGCCATAAACAAGAACCCCGAGGCGCCGATCTTCGATGTCGCCACCTACGGCATCGTCGGCGATGTTGCCGAGGTGGTGCCTGCGCTGATCAAGAAGCTGAAAGAGGTAAAACAGTAATGGGGCCCTGCTTCGTCTTTCCCGGGCAGGGATCGCAGGCGGTCGGCATGGGGCGAGACCTCTATGATCGCTACGATGAGGTGAAGCGCCTTTACGCCGAAGCGTCGGAGGTTCTCGGCTATGATGCGGCGGAGCTGAGCTTCAATGGTCCTGCCGAAGAGCTCAACAAGACCGCAAAGACCCAGCCCTGCCTGCTCGTGGCGAGCGTTGCGGCCGCTGCCGCGCTCGGGCTTAAAGGCATCCGGCCTTCGGTCGTAGCCGGACACAGCCTGGGCGAGTATTCGGCGCTCGTTGCAGCGGGGAGCATCTCGTTCAGGGATGCGGTGAAGGTAACCGCGATACGGGGGAGCATCATGCAGGAGGCGGTCCCCGAGGGCAAGGGGCTCATGGCCGCCATACTCGGGCTCGACCGCGCTGCGGTCGATGAGCTCTGCCGCGCCGCAGCTTCGGGGTACGTCGG
Encoded proteins:
- a CDS encoding YdcF family protein, with protein sequence MLFLIKKAVAPFLVPPGFFITLLAISAGYFFYRKQRRAGAVNLLIAALLWSLSIAPVSNALLQGLESGFSLPKDPHGDVIILLGGGVYGSAPDLTGTGMPSEEMLGRIVTAARLQRGLDIPLIVSGGAVYEGDKAEAPIVRRVLVDLGIPGRKIILEEKSRDTIENATYTAELCKRYGFNGPLLVTSASHMRRAVMSFRKIGLQVTPVPSNFKTGSGAAYGWEDYLPRSLEGSAIAFKEYLGLLFYTFAY
- a CDS encoding pyridoxine 5'-phosphate synthase produces the protein MILGVNIDHVATVREARKTFEPDPVMAATLAILGGADGITLHLREDRRHAKDRDLRLLREVVPCELNLEMAATDAMVRIAREVKPDLVTIVPEKRQELTTEGGLDMAGQKAPLKEAIKKIHKAGIPVSLFINPHIIDVDIAREIGADMVEIHTGLYANARGKRQGQELHRIVEAAAMAHRQELLVNAGHGLNYFNVGGIARIGGMRGLYIGHSIIARAVLVGIERAVREMKELIEKAPEQSC
- the acpS gene encoding holo-ACP synthase, with product MVVFGIGVDIVEIDRIRKAVERWDERFLQRLFTGKEIAHCLEKRDPAPSLAARFAAKEALVKALGRHIPFTDIEILNEPSGKPVISFRAVLPDVGVDHRSLTAHLTMSHERQHAVATVLLERKITGKV
- a CDS encoding electron transfer flavoprotein subunit beta/FixA family protein; its protein translation is MNAIVCIKQVPDTAEVRINPETNTLIREGVPSIINPYDLHALEAALQLREKLGGKVTVITMGPPQAEEALREAVAMGADEVRLISDRAFAGADTWATAYALYKAVETIGFDIILCGKQAIDGDTAQVGPEMAEFLNIPHISYVRKIDDATPASIRVQRMMDDGYDVVESPLPVLLTVVKELNTPRLPSLKGKMAAKKAVITRMDLAAIGAEEANVGLKGSPTQVKNIFAPQAKADRKVLQGNIEEQVAALVNELRGLKCV
- a CDS encoding FAD-binding protein, translating into MRIEVKRDQCSGCEQCLESCPYTAIEMKEGKALINEYCQFCRTCLNVCPEGAIVEIAEEGDVKEVDLSAYKGVWVFAEQREGKAVPVALELIGAGRRLADELKTDLTAVLFGASDAEGRELIKWGADTVYHCSDALFDAFNDEPYAQLLTSLINRHKPAIVLAGATPIGRSFIPRVAARLKTGLTADCTALEIDKETGNLLQVRPAFGGNIMATILCPNYRPQIATVRPRVMKRAAYDAARSGEIIPVKAENVTCTTKVLETIKEASECLVNLQDAEVIVAGGRGVGDAKGFKLLEELAELLGGAVGASRAAVDEGWIPYRHQVGQTGKTVCPKVYIACGISGAVQHLVGMQSSDVIIAINKNPEAPIFDVATYGIVGDVAEVVPALIKKLKEVKQ